The Rattus rattus isolate New Zealand chromosome 1, Rrattus_CSIRO_v1, whole genome shotgun sequence genome includes a region encoding these proteins:
- the LOC116886617 gene encoding uncharacterized protein LOC116886617: MSGRQVSRSNTYSRVNQPNNTSLPPPTPGWVQYPSINNSKGPRAQLPSDTELSASNSYLGPSEQPLYSAIPGLPLGKVCMGRPYSSRCVETSHLMRGSKVAKKPTCHRSNPHCLICTDRPSCPSSPTFLDQLIKGISYLDRSTNVYPKALSLPQLAATYLERAANSLYLDQSERPPLRSYSTPTTSTAITNHSPANNCLVPSTRDTKVLQCLGGSTGLNYQQRPNNQTFSVEMPQRPVIKLPEIPLFGNGFFSLGRLPKFWEAIRSGWNVPEPTSKPEGWW; encoded by the coding sequence ATGTCTGGACGCCAGGTGAGCCGGTCCAACACTTACAGCCGCGTGAACCAACCCAACAacacatccctccctcctccaactcCAGGCTGGGTCCAGTACCCCAGTATAAACAACAGCAAGGGCCCCCGTGCCCAACTTCCAAGTGACACTGAGTTAAGCGCCTCCAACAGCTACTTGGGCCCCTCTGAGCAGCCCCTCTACTCTGCCATCCCGGGACTTCCCTTGGGGAAAGTCTGCATGGGCCGCCCCTACAGCTCCAGGTGTGTAGAGACAAGTCACCTGATGAGAGGCTCCAAGGTAGCCAAAAAGCCCACTTGTCATCGAAGCAACCCTCACTGCCTGATCTGCACAGACCGTCCATCATGCCCATCCAGCCCTACTTTCCTGGATCAACTCATCAAAGGCATCAGTTACTTGGACAGATCCACCAATGTCTACCCCAAAGCGCTGAGCTTACCTCAGCTGGCGGCCACCTACCTGGAGCGAGCTGCTAACTCACTCTACCTGGATCAATCGGAACGCCCCCCACTCCGTAGCTATTCCACTCCCACCACTAGCACGGCCATCACCAATCACTCCCCAGCCAACAACTGCTTGGTCCCTTCCACTCGGGACACCAAAGTCCTGCAGTGTCTGGGTGGCTCCACTGGTTTGAATTACCAGCAACGGCCTAACAACCAGACTTTCAGTGTCGAGATGCCTCAGAGGCCTGTGATCAAACTGCCAGAGATCCCTCTGTTTGGCaatgggtttttttctttaggtCGTCTGCCCAAGTTCTGGGAAGCAATCCGCTCTGGATGGAATGTTCCTGAACCCACCTCTAAGCCCGAGGGCTGGTGGTGA